The following nucleotide sequence is from Natronorubrum aibiense.
TCGGCGCGTTACGCGGTCCGCTCGGCGACGTTCCGGTGTTGCCGACTGGTGGGGTTGGCCCGGACAACGTCAAGGCCTTTTTTGACGCCGGCGCGACTGCCGTCGGTGTCGGCAGTTCACTGGTCGACTACGACGCGGTCGAGGCCGGTGATATGGAACGGGTTCAGGAAACGGCTGAAGCGATGGTCGAGGCAGTTGAGTCGGCTCGTTCATGACGGATTTCGAATAGACAGGCAGCGACAGCATAGCAAAACCAAAGTAGGGCCCGTCAGAATACCGCCACATGACACGGGAAACCCCTCGTTCAGATAGTTGTATGGCCTCTCTGGTAACGTTCGGCGAAACGATGCTCAGGCTCTCACCGCCAAACGGGACGCGACTCGAGACGGCGACCGAACTCGATTTTCGATCCGCTGGTGCCGAGAGCAACGTCGCAATCGCGGCATCGGCCCTCGGAACGTCGGCTGTGTGGCTCTCGAAGCTTCCGGATTCACCGCTCGGTCGAAAAGTAACTCGCGACGTTCGGTCGCACGGTGTCGACCCGCACGTTACGTGGAGCGATGATGGTCGACAGGGGACCTACTACCTCGAATTTGGTGCACCACCCCGCCAGATCGACGTTATTTACGATCGAGCAGACGCAGCGGTAACGACCGCTACCCCTGATGAACTCGCAGTTGAACGGATTCGTGACGCCGAGGTCTTTTTTACGAGCGGGATAACTCCCGCTCTTTCCGAGACACTTTGTACCACCACGCGTGCGCTGCTCGAGGAAGCACGGGCTACGGAGACGACGACGGCGTTCGATCTGAACTATCGCTCGAAGCTGTGGACGGCAGAGAGCGCTCGAGAGACGTACGAGGAACTGTTCGACCTCGTCGATCTCCTCTTCGTGCCCGAACGCGACGCTCGCGAGGTATTGAATATAGAGGGAAGCGCGGAGATGATCGGCAAGCAACTCAGAGACCGGCACGAACCGGCAACGGTTGTTGTCACACGCGGTGAAAACGGAGCGCTAGCGGTGGACAAAACGGGCGTCGTTGAGCAGCCCGTTTACGAAGCGGAGACAGTCGACCCGATCGGAACCGGCGATGCGTTCGTCGGCGGCTACCTCACCAGACATCTCGAGGGCGGTTCGACCGCCAGCGCACTCGCGTACGGTGCGGCTACCGCCGCGCTCAAACGAACCGTCGAGGGAGATCACTTCGTCGGTACTCGGTCGGAAGTCGACGCTTTCGTCGACGACGGGACCAAGGATGGCATCTCACGGTAAGATTATTTGGAATTATAGTAGCCACTGAACGTCACTGCACACCCGGTCGCGCGACGGGAGCGCGGTTCGGAGCGAACGACGTGAGCGAGAACCGCGGGAACGCGAACGGGAGGAACGACCCGTGAGCGAGGACTCGACAATCGACGCTACTGGCTGTACGTCACTGTCGATCCAACAACCAGCGAATTGCCCTAATATACAGCCCATTTAGCACGTACGACGGTCATTACTGAGATGAACCGACAGTAACCGTTAGAACTTTCTACTCATAAATTGTTGCTGAATGTAGTGGATCATCTCGACGAGATCTCTGTCGAAGAGTTGCAAAATGCTCTCGATAACGTGGAGGGAAAGAAGCCGACACAACGGCTCTTAGCGGCAATTGCGTATAAAAACGGCGTCACGCAGACGGAGCTAGCCGAGTGGTACGGCGTTCAGCGACGAACAATCTATAGCTGGCTCAAGCGACTCGACACCGACGAGTCGCTCGAGCAGGCCGTTACTGATGCTCATCGATCCGGGAGAAAACGAAAACTCTCAGAAAAAGAGCAACAAGAATTCGAAGAGAGTGTCCACAAATCCCCCGAAAAGGTTGGGTTAGACGCGCCGGCGTGGACGCCGGCACTCGCCCAGCAGTATCTTGCGAAGACGTACGATATCGAGTACTCAATCCCGAGCTGCCGGCGGTTGCTCAACGAAGCGGGGTTGAGGTGTCAAAAAACCACGTCGTACAGCCGCCGAATCAGCTGCTGAGGAGCGAGAAACGTTCCGCGAGGACGTCGGGAGATGGACGCCACAGTAGTCCGTATCGATCAAACCACGAAATCTGTTCAAGTTGAGCCGCATGTCGCGTGGTTTCCGTTCAGCACGCGGCCGTCTGTCGAATTATCTGGACAACGCAATTGGACGTGTCTGTTGGGCGCGATCACCGACGACGGTGATCGCTTTTTTTTCTCGATTCGAAGAGTACGTGACTGCCGAACACGCAAAAAATTTCATTGTTTCGTTATGTAAAGAATTAGAAAAGGATTTGATCGTTGTACTGGATGGAGCGCCGTACTTTGAGGCGTCGGCCGTCACGGACCTAGCGGCCCGTGACGACCTCGCGTTCGTGAAGCTACCGGCGTATTCACCTGAACTAAATCCAGTTAGAAAATACTGGAGACAACTCCAATCAGCACTTAGCAACCAGTTCTTCGACTCACTTCCTAAACTCACAACAGCGATCGATACCGCTCTTGATCAGATCGCTTCCAAAGTGAGCAATTATTTCTAGAAGCTACTATAAAAACGATTGGCCTTGTCGAGACGCACCGACAGGGGACAACAAAGCAGATTCGACTATCGGACGCAAAGGTGCCCAAGTTACCTCGTACTACCCACGGTCTTCTGTAGTTTCACAGTACAACTATATCTATATCAAGCGTATCAAGTCAATATGCTCCGAGCTGTCATCGGTGTCCTTGGGATTCTCGCAGTATTGGTTCCGGATAGAATACTCGAGATCTTCGAAGCCGCTGCCATCGAAAATCCCAATGAATGTGCGACCAAACCGTGGATCAGGTCAGGTATACGGGCAGAGGGGATTGTTGTGACTATCGCCAGTTTAGTCGGAGGACGGACATATGCCCGAATGATGGATCTTACAGGAGTGTTCGGTGCTGTTATCCTCTTGTTTCCACAGCTGTACCGTAGGTTTGCTATCAATTTGCTCTACGAGCACCCAGATGAGGTCGAGTGGAACCATCAATTCACCGATGGTGTACGGATAATCGGGGCACTGTACGTCTTTTTTGCAGTTAGAGCGTTCACCAAGCGTCGTGCCAACAAGTCAGTTACCCACGACTGAAGTGTGGGCTTCCGCGCTGCTACTGTATGAGGCCACCGTAGGTGACACGCATGTACTTCCTCGAGGCTGTACGCGGTCAACGCTGTCTCTGACAAGGGGGGTGTGGGAGAAAAACGTTGACGGGCCACGGGGGTCACCGGCTATCGGCGACAACGTGGTCATCATCTGCGCCGAGTCCACAGTCCCTGGATTGGACCCCGAGACGGGCGACCATTCGCGTGCAATCGGTGGGTGAATCGTTTTGTCCGGCAATATCAATAGAGGGCAAATCACGGTTTCATTCACAACATCTGTTCAGTTAGCAGGAATTCAGAACTGTCTAATTGATCATTCTTGATGTGTTTGTCTTCAGAATATGTCAATTCATACTATGGCAACGGAGATACGCATGCTCTGTACTTACTAATTCGGGAGAGCGAAGCAACAATCCAGACTGCTTCTGATCTTGGTTTAGTCGATGTACTGGGATACCCAGTCATGACGCTCCTTGATTGCTTCTTCGCCATCGTCTGTACTCGCATAATAGTTCGTTCGCCTGTCGAGCCGTCCTTTCTCGACCAGCTCCTTGTTGACGAGCGTATCGAGGTTCGGATACAAACGCCCGTGATTAATTTCTGAACTGTAGTACTGTTCAATCTCGTCTTTGACATCCTGCCCAGATGGTTGGTCAGCGCCAGCAATCACGTACAACAGGTCTCGTTGGAATCCTGTGAGATCGTCCATATTATACCCATTCAGGCAAGATAATGTTTGTTATCACATACGTACGTAGGTGTAAGGTAAACCAACTAGTTGTTTCTTTATACCACTAGCCGATTCTCTTCCCGGTCACAACATCCTGATACTGTGTTTATAATGAAATGACACTCGAGGGGTTCCGACTCAGCATACACGTTCAGCGGTCGTAGTCGTCTCACTCCAAATTCGAGATAACTCACCGACGTGCTGGTCTTCCCACTCCCGAGTGCCTTGAGTTCGCGTTGACCACGCGCTGTAATCGTATAGGAGTTCGTCCGACGATCGACCTTTCCCTTCTCGACGACATCGTGGTCAACCTCTTGGAGTGCAAGTGGATGCAGGACTGTCGGTGTAATCACGATTGGAGCGGACTACTCAACGATACTGGTCGGATCAGCCGTCAGCTGCTGCGGACGCGTCGAGTCATCTCGATTGACGAGACCGAGATCAACCAGTTGGTTGGCGTATTCATAGATCGTTGATTTTGAGCGTTCAAGGGCGTCCATCGTCTCCGTCGGTGAAACGGGGCTCCAGTAGCAGACATATACGTAGACACGAGCGAGTGCTGGCTGGTTGAGCAACTGCACGACTATAGTAGCCACTGAAAGTCAATGCACATCTGATCGCACGATGGTTGTGCGATCAGTGTGTAAATCGTTTCAGTTGTTACTATAGCTCGAGCGTTTCCTCACCTCGGTTGCTCGAAAACCTTTGCTCCCTGCTGGCGTCGGGCGGCGTTGACGCCCGACTGGAAGCGATTCCGTCGGAATCGCCCAGTCCGAGCGGGCGTCGTCCTCTCGGGATTTCGCCAAGGACACAACTCTGTCGCGCTCGCAGCGCAAACGTTCGGTTCGCACTGAGCGACTCGTCTCAGTCAGTCCGTACTCTCGCTCGGTTGCGGTCGGTTTTCGGAGACGGAACGGCGAGCCACTAAGACGAGCGCCATCACCGTCAGCAGCGTCGCGACCAACAACGGTCCAGTTCCCGCTGAGCGCCCGACGAGGGCTGCGATATCGGCGTAAAACGTAAAGAGGAGAAACGCCGGGAAGAGGGTCCCAATCGCGTATCGCCACGGGACCACCAGTGGGCGTGAGAGCTGTCCCGCACCTTCGAGATACTCCTCGATTGCGGCCGGACCAAGGACCCAGGCCGTATACACCATAAATCCAGTCAGACCGAGCACCAAGAGTAGATCGACGAGGTGGTCCGCGAACAGCGTAAACACCGCAGGGCTGAACGCGTTCACGCCGCCGGTGAGTGCGATCAGCGCGAATAGCCCCCGGGTCGCCGTCGACCGCTCGAGATCGAGTTCGTCAACCAGAAACGAGACCGGAATTTCGAGCATACTGATCAGACTCGTCAGGGCTGCGAGGAGAACGACGAAGAAAAAGACCGCGCCGAGAAGTCGCCCGCCGGGCAGGCTCGCGAACGCACCGGCGATCCCGACGAACAGGGCGCCGGGGCCGCCCTCGGTCGGTCCCGGCGCAAACGAGAACAGCAACGGGAATACCACGAGACCAGCCAAGATGCCGATACCGAGATTAAACACGGCGATGGTCGAGGCGTCGAGAGGTAGCGAACGGTCGTCGTCGACGTAGGAGGCGTAGGTGATCATCGTCCCGCTGCCGATCGAGAGGGTGAACAGCGCCTGGCCGGCGGCCGATCCCAGTATCGATAGGAAGTTCTCTGCGAGGTAGGCACCGTCGAATTCGAGGTAGAACTCGTATCCCTGCGCAGCGCCGGGTTGTCGGGACGCCCAGATCGCGAGTCCAACGAGCAACACGACGACACCGGGTATCATCACCTTCGTCGTCGCCTCGATGCCGCGTCTGATCCCTGCGGCGACGATCAAAGACGTGGCCGCGAGGACGGCAAGTTGATAGCCGAACGCTTCGGCACCGTAGCTGATCGCCGCGAAGTGGGTTTCGGGATCCGCAAAATAGGCACCCGTCGCGCTCTCGAGGAAGTACCGAAGGATCCACCCGCCGACGACGCTGTAGAACGACATCAGCATAATCGAGGTGACGACACAGAGCACGCCCAACGCCGTCCAGAAACGCGATCCTGCGAGCGATTTGAACGCCCCCACTGGGTTCCGATTCGACCGTCGACCGATCACGAACGCGGCCAGCAATCCCGGCACCCCAACGACGAGAACGATGAGCAGATACAACAGTAGAAAGGCACTCCCGCCGTTCTCCGCGGTCATCCAAGGAAATCGCCAGATGTTCCCCAGTCCGACCGCGCTTCCGACCGCAGCCAGGATGAATCCGGCGCGACTCGTCCAACTCTCACGTACCATCTCGTCTCAGGAAACCGACTCGGTGCGTATAAGAATTGTTCATCAGTGGCTCAGTTCATTCACAGTGACATGGAATCAGGAAATCTTGACACGACGCCTAACTCGCACGGGTAGTAAACGAATAGTTCGGTTCAGATTGTGTAACAAGACCTCTAAGGATCGCTCTCTGACACGCAGCCAGATTTTCAAAATGATCGTCTACGAGAACTCGAATGGTTACGGGCGTCGTACTCACGTGATTGCGCTACTAATCTCTGCATTGGCTGGTTCGTCGGCTAAAACGTTGACACCATCCGACGTCACAGCAATCCGAATCCCTTTAACAGTGAATCGGACTTCGAGAGCTCGAGTCGATGAGTCCAACAACTGTTCGAGTGCTTCGGAATCAACAGTGTTGTAGAGTTGATGTCATCACGATCAAGACCACACGTTTCCAGCATCTCGATGATTGCAACGACAAGATCAGTTAATTACTATTTCCGGTTCTCAGTGGTCGATCCATCTAAATTCAGTTGCGGAAAAGTCGGTCTTCGATAAATGATCAATCAATCACAAATGGCGTGACGGATAGCACACTGTGACAGGAGACTCTACTCGTTTTCGAGTGCTGAGTAGATCTCAGCGTGCCGGCGTCGATCAAGTTTCCCTCATCTCGAAAGCGAGATCGTGATGTTTCTTGTCGCTCTCGGCTGCTTGATACTGCTCGTACAGTCGGCGGACTTCTTCGTCGACCGCCGTTGAGGAGTCAGTGCTGGACGCCATCTTCGTTTTTAGCGTATTCACTGCGTCCGTTTATCAGTTGAGGCGGACACACGCTCGGAAGTAGACCAGTCGAGGCTCTCCCGCTGCTCGGTCGTTGGGAAGAGTGGGTATCGTGGACTGTACTCCATTCGACTTGCTCTCTGCTATAGTAGAGATTAGAAGTTGTTACTCACTTTCGATAGAGATTTGATCAAGCGCGGTATCGATCGCCGTTGTTAATTTGCCAAGAGAGCCGAAGAACCGATTGCTGAGAGCCGCTTGCAACAGTCGCCAGCACTCTTCGACCGATTTAGTTCCCACGAATACACCAGTGACGTGACGAAGACGAGGTCGTCACGGGCCGCAAGATCCGAGACAGCCGACGCTTGAGAGTACGGCGCTCCATCCAGAATCGCGATCAGGTCGTCTTCGAACTCAGTACATAATTTGAGAATGAAATGTTTGCGTGATTAGCAGTAACATTCTCTGTGAATCGAGAGAAAAAGCGATCGCCGTCCTCGGTGATCGCGCCCAACAGACACGTCCAGTCGCGTTGTCCAGATAATTCGACAGACAGCTGTGTGCCGCGCGGAAACCACGCGGCACGTGGCTCAACTTGGACAGATTTCGTGGTTTGATCGATACGGACTACTATGGCGTCCATCTCCCGACGTCCTCGCGGAACGTTTCTCGCTCCTCAGCAGCTGATTCGGCGGCTGTACGACGTGATTTTTGATTCCTCAACCCCGCTTCGTTGAGCAACCGCCAGCAGGTCGGGATTGAGTACTCGATATCGTACGTCTCCGCAAGATACTGCTGGGCGAGCGCCGACGCGCCAACGCCAACTTCCGCAGGTGGATCGTGGACAATTTCTTTGAACACTTCCTAATTATTATTTGAGGGCTTTCGTTTTCTCTCGGATCGGTGAACATCAGTAACGGCCTGCTCGAGTGACTCGTCAGTGTCGAGTCGCTTGAGCCAGCTATAGATTGTTCGTCGCTGAACGCCGTACCACTCGGCTAGCTCCGTCTGCGTGATGCCGTTTTTATACGCTATCGCCGCTAAGAGTCGTTGTGTCGGCTTCTTTCCCCCACGTTGTTGAGGGCATCTTGCACTTCCTCACCAGCGATTTTGTCGAGATGATCCATTCCACTCAAGAACAATTTTCGAGTGAAAAGTTCTAACGGTTACAATAGAGAACAGCAAGACCATTACTGAGGAATGATAGGTGAACTACCAGTAGTTAGGCCAATCGGTGCTAATACCCATAGAGAATAGCTGACTAAATTGATGAAAATTGGGTCGTAGGTATCCTCGAGTCCGGGCTGGACAGCGGTACGGAGACGACACCCGCGAATCGGACTCCAGTCCGGACTACTACGACAGTTGGCTATGGGCCGCCGATAGCAAATCTATGTTCCGACACAGATCGCTAGCCACCTCGTCCCCAGCTGTCGCCGATTGGGAGCTCACTCACTGATGCCAACGACGGTCACGGGACAGGTACTGTTGAGAATAACCGACTGAGTAACACTCCCGAAGACAACCTTCGCAGTCGGTGCCCGTTTTCGCCCGGCCATGACGATCGCATCCGCCTCGAGGTCGGCAGCCAGGCTGACGATTCCATCGGATGGCGGACCGCTAATCTCCCGGTGTTGGACGGCAAATCCGTCTGCTTCGAGTTCTTGGATGGCGATTCGGACGGCTTCCGGCCGCTCGACTGGCTGGTCGTCTCTCGGTTCGTTCTCGTATGCGTGGGCGACAGTGATCTGGGTCGCATCACGGTCGGCCGGGAGCGAATTGAGATAGTCAATCTCCATCCACGTTCGGTCAACGTGTTCGTCGACGGGTACAAGTATGTGGTACACGACCCCATATTGGCGGTTCAGAATATAAACGATTTGTATTATTCCAGATGTGTGATCGGGTTATCCAGCGAGGGTGATCGATCGAAGTGTGTCGAAACGGGCCCTCTCAAATCGGATACGGCCCGAGTTCGACGAGTCGCCAAGCCAATTGTATCCGATACTTTATCATGGGTACCGTCACACAGTATCATTGAGGCCATGACAGAGCCAGCTGCGGAAGCGACAGCAGTAGTGCACGAACCGTCCAGCGAGTTCATCGAATCCGCGAACGTCACCGCGTTCATGGATCGGTACGACATCGAAAATTACACGGAACTGATCGATCGGACCACGACCGAGGTGCCGGGCAAAGACGAAAGCGGCGTCGAGTGGTTTTGGGACGAACTGATCGACTATCTCGGACTCGAGTTCTACGAGGACTACGACACGGTGCGAGACGACAGCGACGGGCCACAGTTTACTGACTGGTATCCCGGTGGGGAACTCAACATCGCCCACAACGTCGTGGATCGCCACGCCGCCCTCGAGAACGAGCGGCGAAACAAAGTGGCGACGATCTGGGAGGGCGAAGACGGCGAGATCCGGGAGATAACCTACCACGAACTCGACCGCCAGTCGAGCCAGGTTGCGAACGCCCTCGAGGACCGCGGCATCGAGACGGGCGATACGGTCGGGCTTTACATGCCAATGGTGCCCGAAGTCGTCTCGATCCTCTACGGCTGTTTCAAAGTCGGTGCGATTGCTGTCCCAATTTTCTCCGGTTTCGGTGTCGAAGCGACTGCAACGAGGATCGACGATTCCGGGTGCAGCGTACTCTTCACCGGCGACGGCTTCCGCCGTCGCGGCAACGCCATTTCCCTGAAAGAGGCCGCCGATGAAGCCATTGAGCAGGTGGGCCACGTCGAACGGACGATCGTCTTCGACCGGCTTGGCTCGAGCGACTCCGAGACCGATCGAACCATCCCCTGGGTCAACGATCGAGACGAGTGGTGGGACGACGCCGTCGGCACACAGGACGACGACTACGAGACGAAATCGCTCGACTCGAGTCAGGAGTCGATGCTTCTCTATTCGTCGGGAACGACGGGGAAGCCGAAAGGGATCGTCCATACCCACGCGGGGGCGCTCACACAGGCGGCGAAGGAACTCCACTTCGGCTTCGATCTGAAGCCTTCAGATCGCTTCTTTTGGGTGTCCGACATCGGCTGGATGATGGGACCGTGGACGATGATCGGCGTTCACACGTTCGGTGGAACGATGTTCATGTACGAGGGCGCACCAGATCATCCCGAGCCTGATCGGTTCTGGGAGATGATCGATCGACACAAACTCACCCAGTTTGGCATCTCACCGACCGCAATCCGCGCGCTTCGAAAGCACGGGAACGAGTGGCTCGACGGCCACGACCTCTCCTCGCTTCGGCTGCTCGGCTCGACGGGCGAGCCGTGGGACGAGGAATCGTGGCACTGGTTCTACGAAAACGTTGGCGGCGGTGAGGCACCGATTATCAACATCTCCGGCGGGACTGAGATCATGGGCTGCTTTCTGATGCCCATGCCGACACAGCCGCTGAAACCCTGTACGCTCGGCGGCCCCGGCCTCGGAATGGACATCGATATCGTCGACGACACCGGCGCGTCAATCGCGGACGATCACGAACGTGGCTACCTCGTCGCGAGAGATTCTTGCCCATCGATGACGAAATCGCTCTGGTCGGGCGACGACCGCTATCTCGCAGAGTACTGGTCGAACTTCGAGGACCTGTGGGATCACGGCGACTGGGCCCAGCAGGATGACGACGGCTGCTGGTTCCTGCACGGCCGTGCCGACGACACGCTCAACATCGCCGGTCGAAAAGTCGGTCCGGCCGAAATCGAAGACGCACTCATCGACCATTCGGCAGTGAATCAGGCTGCTGCCGTTGGCGTCCCCGACGACACTACTGGAACGGCCGTCGTTTCCTACGTCGTCCTCGAGCGTGGGACGACGTCGTCCGACGATCTTCGCGCGGAACTCCGCAAACGTGTCGGCGTCGAACACGGGAAACCGTTCCGCCCACGGGAAGTCCTGTTCGTGGACGAACTACCGAAGACGCAGTCCGGGAAGATCATCCGCAGAGTCATCTCGAGCATCTATCAGGGAGACGAACCCGGCGATTTGAGTAGTCTCGAGAACCCCGAGGCGCTGGAATCGATCAGAACGCCTCGATAGCGTCGCTGGTCAGTTTTTCCGTATTCGGTCCGAGGTCGTCACAATGGAAACGGCTTCGATACCGACGCAGCGCCGTTGTGCGATCGATGTACCGGTTTTCATCGACGACTATCGTTCCGCGCCGTTGACTAGTAAAAAGCAGATACAGATGTGCTTCGACGGCTAAGCGGTGTGCTATGGGTGTGGTGGGTTGTACTAACTCCGTTCGGCGTGGGGGGTGATGCCGGCGCTTTCCATCCGTTCGTGGAAGCGTTCTCGGCGGGCCGCTCGTTCCTGCTCGGACATCCGGTCCGGCGTCCAGATCTTCCCTTCCGTCGACTGATGGACGTCGACGCTCTCGACAGCCGGCAACTGCCCGACCCGCTCGACGATCTCGTCGCTCATATCGATGAAGTACGTACAGCGCTGGGATGTGAGCAAGAGCGTCACATCAACGTGGCCGTGCTCGTCAATCTCGATTTCATCGACAAGGCCAAAGTCGACGAGATTGATCGGATGCTCGCTCGCACAACTGCAGGGATCTAGCACGTTCGACAGCGCCGAGCGGACCGCGGCTTTTCGTTCGTCTTCAAACGACTGCTCGGGAGTGATGTGACTTGCCATCGTTACACCGTCGTTTCGTACGTCGACCACGGTTCGGGGAACGAGTCCGTCAATCCCTGCTCTTCGCGCAGCTGTTCCCATCGATCGCCTTCGATGTTCGATCGGATCTCGTCGGGATCCTTATCCAGCATGCGAAGCGCGTTCCGTCCGAGAATGTTCCGCTTGTCTTCTTCTGTCACTTCGGGGTAGTCGTATTCAGCCTGGAGGTCTTCGGGCATCTCGAAGTTCCAGATTCCCTCGATCGGCGGCTGGGGATGGAGGGCCGTTGCGCCGCTGGAAAAGAGCAGGCGATCGGAGCCGACCCAGTAGAGGAACTCGCCAAGGATTTTCGCGAACTTCCGCGGTCGCGTGTTCACCAGACAGGCGGTGTTCTCTAAGTTGCCGTAAATGTTGTCGTGACTCGCCATCGCGAACGCGGTTTCTTCGAGGAACGAGAACCCGGCGTGGATGATCTCGAAGTTGATGTCCGGGAAGGACAGCGCAGCGTCTTCGACGTCGTCCGTTCGGAAGTATCGGACCGGCGCCGTTGCAAACGGGATGAACTTGTGCATGGCGACGGTGTCGACGTCCGAGTCGGCTGCGGCCTCGAGGATCGGCCAGACCGCGTCCTCGGTTAGCTGCAGCGACAGATCCTGGCCGTTCTGGTACCGGGATGGGTAGAGCTTGATCCCTTCGACGACGTCCCGTTTGGCGTACTCCTCGACCTGATCGACTGCGTCGTCCTCGAGCGGGTTGATGTCGACGTACATCGAGGTGCGATCCGGGTTCTGTTCACAGAACTCGAATCCTTTCTCGCGGGAGACGTACCCGTCGTGGAAGTAGTCGTCCAAGGGCAGCGAGTGGTAGACGCTGTAATCGATCTGACTCTCGAGAAACAGCAGCCGTGCAAGTTCTTCCGGCTGGTGGTTGCGGTAGAATACGTCTTCCGAGGGGACGTACTCGTCGGGGAGGAGTTTCTCGCCGAGTTCGTACGTTTCGTCGTCCCAGCGCTGCGCGTGCGGGTGTTTGTGATTCTCCGGCGTGTGGTTGAAGCAGTGGGAGACGGAGTCCACTACAAGGTCGCCATTCGCTAACATACGGTATGTCTGTTTCGGGGTATCATTAATAACTGTTTGGGTTCTGTTCGGGTGGGAGACGACACACCGCTCACAAATCCATCAGGCGGAACAATTAACAGCTACTGCTCGAATGACAGTATCGATGCCGACACCCAGCGAGAAGCCTCTCGATGAGCCGTACGGCTTGTTTATCGACGGAGCGGAACGAACTGCATCGAACGATCAGACGCTCGAGATCATCGATCCGGCGACGGACGAACCGATCACGACGGTTCCTGCCGCGACGAGCGATGACGTCGCGACGGCCGTCGACACGGCACGGCGAGCCAGCGACGAGTGGCAAGACATGCAACCGAAAGAACGGAGCCGACTCCTGTGCCGTCTCGCAGAGGCGATCCGAGAGGACGAAAAACGACTCGCCCGCATCGAAACGCTCGAGAACGGGAAGCCGCTCTTGGCGGCGCAAACACAGGTGCGACGGGCTGCCAGACACTTCGAGTACTACGGCGGCCTCGCCGACAAAATTCAGGGCGAAAGCATTCCTCTTGACGGCGATCACGTCGATTATACGATTCGGGAACCGCTCGGCGTCTCAGCGCACATCGTCCCGTGGAACGTCCCGATCTATCTCTTCGCCCGGAGTGTTGCGCCCGCACTCGTGGGCGGAAACACCGCAGTCGTCAAGCCAGCGGAGGAAACGCCCCTCGGCGCACTCGAAATCGCACGACTCGCCGACTCGGTCGGACTCCCCGAGGGCGTGTTGAACGTCGTTCCGGGCGACGGCCTCGAGGCGGGTGACACGCTCGTCGGGAGTTCGGAGGTTGACGTTGTAACGTTCACCGGGTCGGAAGCGACCGGGGTCGAGGTGGCAAAGCGAACGGTCGAACACGTCGCGGACGTCCACCTCGAACTCGGCGGGAAGAGTCCGAACGTCGTCTTTCCCGACGCGGACATCGACCATGCTGTCGACGAGACGATAACGGGAATCTTCTCGAACGCCGGTCAGGTCTGTTCGGCAGGATCGCGGTTGCTGGTTCACGAGACGATCCACGACGAGTTCGTCG
It contains:
- the kdgK1 gene encoding bifunctional 2-dehydro-3-deoxygluconokinase/2-dehydro-3-deoxygalactonokinase: MASLVTFGETMLRLSPPNGTRLETATELDFRSAGAESNVAIAASALGTSAVWLSKLPDSPLGRKVTRDVRSHGVDPHVTWSDDGRQGTYYLEFGAPPRQIDVIYDRADAAVTTATPDELAVERIRDAEVFFTSGITPALSETLCTTTRALLEEARATETTTAFDLNYRSKLWTAESARETYEELFDLVDLLFVPERDAREVLNIEGSAEMIGKQLRDRHEPATVVVTRGENGALAVDKTGVVEQPVYEAETVDPIGTGDAFVGGYLTRHLEGGSTASALAYGAATAALKRTVEGDHFVGTRSEVDAFVDDGTKDGISR
- a CDS encoding PadR family transcriptional regulator, with translation MDDLTGFQRDLLYVIAGADQPSGQDVKDEIEQYYSSEINHGRLYPNLDTLVNKELVEKGRLDRRTNYYASTDDGEEAIKERHDWVSQYID
- a CDS encoding sodium-dependent transporter — encoded protein: MVRESWTSRAGFILAAVGSAVGLGNIWRFPWMTAENGGSAFLLLYLLIVLVVGVPGLLAAFVIGRRSNRNPVGAFKSLAGSRFWTALGVLCVVTSIMLMSFYSVVGGWILRYFLESATGAYFADPETHFAAISYGAEAFGYQLAVLAATSLIVAAGIRRGIEATTKVMIPGVVVLLVGLAIWASRQPGAAQGYEFYLEFDGAYLAENFLSILGSAAGQALFTLSIGSGTMITYASYVDDDRSLPLDASTIAVFNLGIGILAGLVVFPLLFSFAPGPTEGGPGALFVGIAGAFASLPGGRLLGAVFFFVVLLAALTSLISMLEIPVSFLVDELDLERSTATRGLFALIALTGGVNAFSPAVFTLFADHLVDLLLVLGLTGFMVYTAWVLGPAAIEEYLEGAGQLSRPLVVPWRYAIGTLFPAFLLFTFYADIAALVGRSAGTGPLLVATLLTVMALVLVARRSVSENRPQPSESTD
- a CDS encoding universal stress protein, with the protein product MYHILVPVDEHVDRTWMEIDYLNSLPADRDATQITVAHAYENEPRDDQPVERPEAVRIAIQELEADGFAVQHREISGPPSDGIVSLAADLEADAIVMAGRKRAPTAKVVFGSVTQSVILNSTCPVTVVGISE
- a CDS encoding AMP-binding protein gives rise to the protein MTEPAAEATAVVHEPSSEFIESANVTAFMDRYDIENYTELIDRTTTEVPGKDESGVEWFWDELIDYLGLEFYEDYDTVRDDSDGPQFTDWYPGGELNIAHNVVDRHAALENERRNKVATIWEGEDGEIREITYHELDRQSSQVANALEDRGIETGDTVGLYMPMVPEVVSILYGCFKVGAIAVPIFSGFGVEATATRIDDSGCSVLFTGDGFRRRGNAISLKEAADEAIEQVGHVERTIVFDRLGSSDSETDRTIPWVNDRDEWWDDAVGTQDDDYETKSLDSSQESMLLYSSGTTGKPKGIVHTHAGALTQAAKELHFGFDLKPSDRFFWVSDIGWMMGPWTMIGVHTFGGTMFMYEGAPDHPEPDRFWEMIDRHKLTQFGISPTAIRALRKHGNEWLDGHDLSSLRLLGSTGEPWDEESWHWFYENVGGGEAPIINISGGTEIMGCFLMPMPTQPLKPCTLGGPGLGMDIDIVDDTGASIADDHERGYLVARDSCPSMTKSLWSGDDRYLAEYWSNFEDLWDHGDWAQQDDDGCWFLHGRADDTLNIAGRKVGPAEIEDALIDHSAVNQAAAVGVPDDTTGTAVVSYVVLERGTTSSDDLRAELRKRVGVEHGKPFRPREVLFVDELPKTQSGKIIRRVISSIYQGDEPGDLSSLENPEALESIRTPR
- a CDS encoding metal-sulfur cluster assembly factor, translated to MASHITPEQSFEDERKAAVRSALSNVLDPCSCASEHPINLVDFGLVDEIEIDEHGHVDVTLLLTSQRCTYFIDMSDEIVERVGQLPAVESVDVHQSTEGKIWTPDRMSEQERAARRERFHERMESAGITPHAERS